In the genome of Erpetoichthys calabaricus chromosome 13, fErpCal1.3, whole genome shotgun sequence, the window ttcaatcactttttgctgttccattatttcaccaagtgatAATTTGTTTATTAGCAccaatgcaatctttactatcatttttttttgagattttcaaatTTCTGTACTTTaattatctctgacctgctctacatgtgtaacacactgtttttgaattctttacgatgttctactttgtcatctactctttgtcttttatttccagccctggctgtggttaagtctcttggcacaaagtctcgtctcgtgggacatgaaagtaccTCTCTGAAAAactcacgtcttgtcccaggctaaaaagtctcgtcccatcccaggatttttttattataagagaGAGAAATATTCTTAATATGAAGCTCCAGAGCATGAAAATAGACCACAAATAGGAAGTTCATTTACATTGGAtcacacttttgaattgaagacccttaattcaaaagcttgatgctgtataaactgacttcctgtttgtggactgcattcattttctggaggtatatatttaacaatatttgagcacaaaatgcatgcattttgcatgctGTGAGCAAGGTAACTTGACATGTGGAATACAGTATGTGACACAAGCAACATGAGATTTTATTTATAGACGTTTTAGATATTGCATACTGCTGTCATGCTTTGGTCACCATAGGCTCCCATTCTatcagacactttttttttttaatctccattctccatggaaacatatagattatatatatatatatatatatatatatatatatatatatatatatatataatatatatatatatatatataatatactgtatacatatatatatgatatatttatataatatacatatacaatactTTTTAATAACTatgcttatccatccatccatccattttccaacctgctgaatccgaacacagggtcacgggggtctgctggagccaatcccagccaacacagggcacaaggcagggaaccaatcccgggcagggtgccaacccaccgcaggacacacacaaacacacccacacaccaagcacacactagggccaatttagaatcaccaatccacctaaccagcatgtctttggactgtgggaggaaaccggagcgcccggaggaaacccacgcagacacggggagaacatgcaaactccacgcagggtggacccgggaagcgaacccaggtctcctaacttgttaaaaagtaaaaaataagtctctcatacatcactcgtaaaatcaaaggtgggcgcttttgctaagattttaagaagtgttttttgaatgttgattgatgaaaagcgcccacgcttttattttacgagtgatgtacgAGAGACTTACTtgttaaaaaccacgcttatattaagttaaaaagtgtactaaaaagttaaaaataattttttatatatatattatttttaactttttagccttgggtttgttttaatataattttgtaatcaatattttaacacttcctttaatatttctatctgttactagcgccatctattggtgaaatctttaactatttttcatatgaaaatttcatctcttaattaacatggattaattgatcgattagtgaaactgattattgattcatgtattgtcattggaAGTGAGTCATTGCACAAagtttcaagtcatttggacaataggaagtgggttaaatatcaattacaagatttgtaccagacaacaaacaggtgaagttaaaataagcgtggtaatggttaaaaaaaaaaaaatctcagccaTCACTGCAATATAatatgaggtaagtaacataaatttaaaaaattattccaTTTTTGGGTGGCATATTCCTTTTAAGTGTCTTCAATCAGTCATGTGAAATACTGGAGTACCAGAaggaaaacaaacacacagatacaGAAAGAAAGTGCAAACCAAACAAAGAGAGTGACCACTACTGAGATTTAAATCCAAACCCCAGGAGCTGTTAGGCAGCAGCCGCTATACCACAAGTTAAATcaaatttctaaatgtttttcacCTTCCCTGTCTCACtcattatcatttttaaattgttttcatttctattattgtatctcattgttttacttctatttttttatgaCCATTTTGTTTGTTGTGACGCTAGTTAGCATTTCAAATAGGGCTTTAGAGTAACGACTTTCTTGCTAAGACTGTCAAATTTGAGAGGTGTGTTACTGTAACGTAGAAATTGATCAGATAATTGTTATGAGTATACAGGTGTAGAACAAAACCTCAGTTTGAGCCTGTGCCCTCTGAAATACTCTCTTTAAAGATGCCCACATTATACGTTATCTCTGAAATCTGTGAAATGCAGATTTGATTTAGTAGGTTTGTTTACCCTTAGTTGGGCTGAGATCACATGATACTGAATTAGAAgtgttacatttactgtataatgtaagCCATAACCACTTTGAGACAGACTGTGTGTAGCATTGTTGTAGATTTGCTGAAAGCCTTTGCTGTTCAGGACTGCTACTAAGCAGACTGGGTTAAAAAATTAAACCTGATTACTTAAACATGTCACAATCAGatctactttattttcttttatagattGCTACACCTGCCAGATACACCGTAACACTAGGGGGAACTTCCTACACAGTTAAGTATCTCCGGAAGCATGGCTACTTCTCCACACCACCACCTGTCAGAGACTATATACAGGACAAAATGGAAGAAACGCGAGAACGATTTACTGAGAAAATGGAGGAAACCAAAGATCGATTTtctgaaaagatggaagagaccAAGGACAAGATCTCTGAAACCAAAGAAAAATTATCTGAAAGATTTCAGGAAACTAAAAACAAGGTtggatttaggaaaaaaaaagaataagtatGTTAAAGTCAGATGATGGCAGAGCACTTAATGCTTTACCGCAGACATAATGGGCAAATCTCCATGTTGTGATTTTGTCTTTTGCAACGATCCActacttcaaataatattttttaatatctttacaTCATAGAATTTTGTGCCAcattaatcaaatatttattttaaatagcaacTGATTTGTGGTTTATGCTCAAGTGAATTATGATTATAAAGGCTGCTCTTTTAAGGAATTCCTGGTATATTGATTGCACAAATACAACTGAGCAGTACAAAAGTAAGAGCAAAAACAATCTGTTCTAGGAcaggtgtttttatattttttttccttattacgTTTGCATTTTGTTTGAGATATAATCATTGTGCACAATATATGTTCACTTTTATGTGTCTACACATATTGTGGCTGGTACAAATTACTGATACATTAGTAAGACTGCAGCTATTTGATATTCCCATGTGTTAGTGAAGTTACAGACTGCCAGCTTGGTGATTCAGAAAATTCAGTTTGGATAACCCTGTACGTCATCggcaaagaaatgtttttttggaaagtCTCTTCATATTTGCGTTGGAGCTATCAATGCgttgttttccatttttgtaaTCGCTGTGGAGTCCTCATTAGTGGATTATGGAGTGGCGATAAAAACTTAAGAAAGGATACACTTTGCTTTCCTAGTCTAGAATGGCAGACATTCTCAGCAAAGTGCTTACCTAGTAAACAAGAGGTTTGAAACACAATCCCATCACTGTAAACATGTATAACGACAAACACTGCATGTCTTGTTGGTGCTTCTTCTATGCATACcaaattttgaaatttgttttgtttcagaacACTCATTTGGTGGACCACTGACagagtatatgtatatgtggtaTATGATGAAAAGACGGGCTACCCAATAACTCTTTTTAAATCTCAACATAATGCATTTTCAGGATATGTTTTCTTGAATTATGACATGGTCTTAGTGTTTTTTTCAGTAAATGACAGCCTTAGTTCACAAACTTGGTCCCAAGGAACCCTCAAGATTGATGTTTTATGAACTATATTTCATGACAGCCTTAGTTCACAAACTTGGTCCCAAGGAACCCTCAAGATTGATGTTTTATGAACTATATTTCATGATCAGATATTCATTAAATAAACATGCTTTTTTGGTAAACCTTTTCTGTCATTTCTGaattttttctattcttttattaaaaaataggtAACATTTACGTTTCTTCGTTTCTATCAGAATGTTGATCGCTGTGAATGGAAACAATTCCaggtttaatattttattaaggcTGTGTAATACATATGTCCAAAGTGCAGATGACATTGAATAAGAGACATTTATCTAAAAGTGTATATTCTTATTTGCATATTAAAGACCTACGAGTATGGAAAGCAGCAAATGTCCAAACaaattcatacaaaaaaaaatggaactttgGTTTCCTGAAAGCTGCGACACGATGAATCCTTCTAAATTATTGTCTTTGATGATGACAGGTACAAGTCTGAAGAGACTATGAAGATGTTTTAGGCAGCCTGGTGTAGCTTTCTAAAGGAAGACAAACTTCATAATTTGTTGATTACTGTACCATCTTGAAGGAGAAAGTAGGAAATTTGAAAGGGGAAACTGGGAGAATGGCAatggtcaaaaaaaaacaaaacaaagctgaaGTCAAGAACTgatcatcaaaaccaaaacaagaagTCTCATATCAAACAGGGATCTAACACCCAAATAACAATGAGATTCACATGTAGTCGGCAGTAATTTTATCCAATCTTGGATACTTTGGGGATTTTGAGAAGGGACCTTTACACTTTGTCTTgcaatgatgtcatctatgccaTCTCCTGGAGCTTGAAATGAGTATTACCAGGCAATGGTAATGAAAGCCCTCAAAATGATGGCAAACGTTACCAAAACAAGATGGCTTTGAAAATAAAGTTATTAACAACTTAATAAATCCCGATTTCAGCCCACAGCTCCTGCTAACTCTGAATGGAGGAGATCATAGACGACTTCAAATAACTCAGATCAATGCTTGCCAATGCAGTTAACAACATCAAAGTTCGAAAAGGCTCAAGCCTGGACAGCCTCCTGGAAGCTCAAATGCATCCAGCAAGCCAAGAACATATCGTGTGAATTTAAGATCTGGATTTTCAACACCTCATGTCCGAGTCTCCTTCTATGTGGTAGCAAAACATCGACTCTTAATGATCAAGTCAAAAGAATCCTAGACAGTTATGcaacaaattattataaaatcaTGCTTGGATTAAGGTATATCGACCATACTTCAAACATATCTACAAGCAACTGAATTGAGACCCACGCTCAGAAACTCTCACCAAAAAGGCAACTTTTATGAGTAGGACATATACTATACTGAGACCCATCAGAACTTACCAGAAGATGTGCCCTCTAACAACCATCAGAATGAATGGGAATTCCCAAAACTAGGGCGCCCAATACGATTCTGGCTGCACATCGACAACATCACCAGTAAAGTAGTACGACTCTACCCACATGAGAACAAAAAGGTGGCACAGGATTGGGAGACGTGCAGAAAGCTTGTTCTTGACTGCATGAAATCTGCCAACAGTCAAAATGAAACATGCAGCCAATTGATGCTGATGATGAAATTACAAACATCAGAAATGGTACTGCATAAGAAAACCACAGATTCCCAGATCAGAAGTTTTTGAATCTCAAGGAAACGAAGGGTGGGAGATGTCCTTAACAATGCTTTGTGGATGCATTGCATTATAAAGATGTttttaatggagggcagagaggtgTACAGGATGAAGAGAAattgagacaggactgttcctggTGGTGCTCTAGTGTTGTTCCCATCCACATCagacacacagtccttgagtctcacaaactgaccTCTGCCTTAAAGACAGCCGATTATCCAGCATGCACCTGCATAGCTCCTGCTCTACCTcttaacaaggatggctggatggtactgaaggcagtggagaaatcaacaaacatcattattgtgcatatttccaacccagtccatccatccaaccacaTAGTCATAAAGATGCAGGGAAAACATATCAAAGTGAGTGGCATTAGCCGCAATTGGACGGGTCGACTGTACTTAAGTAATCTAAAAGagatttgaaaatataaaaacacaaaacgggAAGTTTGAAATCATTTACTATTAACATAACATACTCAAACCCAACTAATCCTGATGTAGTTCACGATCCTGTCACAACTGCATCAAAAAAACCTGGATGGGGTGCAAGTCCAACGGTGTTTAGACAGATTCACACAGGACCAGATTCGGATCTCCAATAAACTAAATCCACCCACGCGTCCATGTGATGTAGAATGAAACGTGGAATATCCCGAGGGGGAAAAAACTAACATAACATTACAAGAAGAACGTGTAGATACTGGGTGTTGAACGCTAGACGCTGGGTATTGAACCCCATAGAATAGCAGCTCTGATCACTGCACTAGGGAGCGGCAAACGAAACGATAAAAGCGCCTCTTACATTGCATCTTCCCTACAGACCGACTCTCTCTGGAGCGACAGCAAAGCTAACCAATCGTGTTCGTCCTCTGCAGCACCCAATGAGCGCTCCCAGCTGACGCATCTCCGCCCCTAACGAATGGCGCCTAACAGCGGCCGattggaggttttgtttaaaCGTGTCTAGTGCGCGAAAGACAACTTACTGAGCTGGAGGCGCCGAGTTCTTTTTACCCTTTTTTTCAGGATGTAACACACCCTTTCTCCAATTTGGGGGTCTAAAACGAATATTTAGACCTGGTTGCCGCTGTTATCGTCCAGTGTTGAGGGTTTTCGCTGGAAAATTTCTTGAATGAACGTGGCCGATCGACGAAGTGCCGGAGTTCGCAAGCACAGAGGTAAGCCTTTTCATTAAGTCGACGTGACATCAACCACTGCTTTACGTTACAGCGGTTCTGCACATTTAAAATCTTTTGGTAACGGATGGCCGTTTACTTCATGAGAGTGG includes:
- the fam210aa gene encoding uncharacterized protein C18orf19 homolog A isoform X2, which produces MERGVNLVPFLEYIGMPENLVNLLRDSQSGYALTAYAMYKIATPARYTVTLGGTSYTVKYLRKHGYFSTPPPVRDYIQDKMEETRERFTEKMEETKDRFSEKMEETKDKISETKEKLSERFQETKNKVGFRKKKE